A single region of the Populus nigra chromosome 2, ddPopNigr1.1, whole genome shotgun sequence genome encodes:
- the LOC133681963 gene encoding uncharacterized protein LOC133681963: MELRSCSHLHFIQTVEGGKMMNVFRGKPALKFKELKDIYETGEAGNHHLLPAARPKLELEDWSIDSDRAETESLHVLAGATIKIESESPESNCSSVVDGGKTESDDVNFGTMTLKQFKERYKSKKRKLSRNAGLIGQTSETCSPAKQEPHDSQFELEELEAMEPLSSWKSRILKSRKKKRMCRLESSFSSSSESAPCIVKSKREKSDQVIFQSSGILPAPIDVKVEVMEPISFDCRYVTLINSSGGCGEPLASSLVVSSGEPEIADGCVLETGTLIVSVEEPETANDGGPPMPVFSSDEPQCCVVNDQSYEGRGHVNPESILDVNASCGEILTVDIVEPISALSSDLSLSEIKEEDSVVDSHPSVDPAGVVSPIKGDSSIAYNDSQSEEPERVEDHGFETHKSTFFSNELQCCAVNEESYEPVEHADPKSMPDVRASGGEIRMVDVAELTTDHKPERVEDHGLETHKSTFFSNDLQCCVVNEESYEPVEHAVLKSMPDIRASGEEIIMVDVAELTTDHKPGRVEDHGFETHKSTFFSNDLQCCVVNEESYEPVEHAVLKSMPDIRASGREIIMVDVAELTTDHNSCLSSAELKKESSAAYPHPQHCGDDSIEVASPSKDHASDMGNDSQNLHGMHELSESKSYSQVPDTSMVNISHFTELSNRHGLHLSEDEAKDDRPHVEASVISSPVSGFISFRDSNLCSGQDGCLASAAAKEKKAPLSACADAARKFSAVTCVDEPVTLANVQGRHHSKLQHLPEKLLSTRKAISPTSQKKLCKAMEASDLDDEEYYKYTRKLCYRNLNGNKIGRLGRANQNQRVDLTISPERITRKPKNDKNGFHHKGILKVPQPSGTVPRFGTGCSSVQSCSESAISFSQKQMRDIESIATKLTKELNSMKDVVQESWHSKVYPATPLKYSADEVKIAVQNATRVEESARRWLSIMARDCNRFCKIMKLTDKPSATSGNVVHKEKRKIVFADEAGGKLCDVKTFENDTASVTGSSSDK, from the exons ATGGAGTTAAGGAGTTGCAGTCATTTGCATTTTATCCAGACTGTTGAAGGCGGTAAAATGATGAATGTGTTCCGTGGAAAGCCTGCACTGAAGTTCAAGGAGCTCAAAGATATATATGAAACTGGAGAGGCTGGAAATCATCATTTGCTCCCAGCGGCTAGACCAAAACTTGAGCTCGAGGACTGGTCAATTGACAGTGACAGGGCGGAGACTGAAAGTCTACATGTGCTTGCAGGAGCAACAATAAAAATTGAGAGCGAATCTCCGGAGTCAAACTGCAGCAGTGTTGTCGATGGAGGAAAAACTGAATCAGACGATGTTAACTTTGGTACTATGACGCTGAAGCAATTTAAGGAGAGATacaaatcaaagaaaaggaaactttCACGAAATGCTGGTTTGATTGGACAAACCAGTGAAACTTGCTCCCCTGCTAAACAAGAACCTCATGACTCACAATTTGAATTGGAAGAACTCGAGGCTATGGAGCCCCTTAGTAGTTGGAAATCCAGAATTTTAAAGAgtaggaagaagaaaagaatgtgCAGATTAGAAAGCAGCTTTTCCAGTTCATCTGAAAGTGCGCCATGTATAGTGAAAtctaagagagagaaaagtgaCCAGGTCATTTTTCAATCTAGTGGGATTTTACCTGCACCTATTGATGTTAAAGTTGAGGTTATGGAGCCTATTTCCTTTGATTGCCGATAtgtgactttaataaattcCTCGGGTGGTTGTGGTGAGCCATTGGCTTCTAGTCTTGTGGTATCTAGTGGAGAGCCTGAGATAGCTGATGGTTGTGTTTTGGAGACTGGAACGTTAATTGTATCCGTTGAAGAGCCTGAGACAGCCAATGATGGCGGTCCTCCAATGCCAGTGTTTTCTAGTGATGAGCCTCAATGCTGTGTTGTTAATGATCAATCCTATGAAGGCAGGGGTCATGTTAATCCTGAATCAATTCTTGATGTTAATGCTTCTTGTGGGGAGATATTGACGGTGGATATAGTTGAACCAATCAGTGCCCTGTCTTCAGATTTGTCCCTGTCAGAAATAAAGGAAGAAGATTCTGTTGTAGATTCACACCCCAGTGTTGACCCCGCTGGAGTAGTCTCACCAATTAAGGGTGATAGCTCCATTGCATACAATGACTCCCAAAGTGAAGAGCCTGAGAGAGTTGAGGATCATGGTTTTGAGACTCACAAGTCAACTTTCTTCAGTAATGAGCTCCAATGCTGTGCTGTTAATGAAGAATCCTATGAACCTGTGGAGCATGCTGATCCTAAATCAATGCCAGATGTAAGAGCCTCTGGTGGGGAGATAAGAATGGTGGATGTTGCAGAACTAACTACTGATCATAAGCCTGAGAGAGTTGAGGATCATGGTTTGGAGACTCACAAGTCAACTTTCTTCAGTAATGACCTCCAATGCTGTGTTGTTAACGAAGAATCCTATGAACCTGTGGAGCATGCCGTTCTTAAATCAATGCCTGATATAAGAGCCTCTGGTGAGGAGATAATAATGGTGGATGTTGCAGAACTAACTACTGATCATAAGCCTGGGAGAGTTGAGGATCATGGTTTTGAGACTCACAAGTCAACTTTCTTCAGTAATGACCTCCAATGCTGTGTTGTTAACGAAGAATCCTATGAACCTGTGGAGCATGCCGTTCTTAAATCAATGCCTGATATAAGAGCCTCTGGTAGGGAGATAATAATGGTGGATGTTGCAGAACTAACTACTGATCATAATTCATGTTTGTCTTCAGCAGAGCTAAAGAAAGAATCTTCTGCTGCATATCCACATCCCCAACATTGTGGGGATGACTCCATTGAGGTCGCTTCCCCAAGCAAGGATCATGCATCTGATATGGGCAATGACTCTCAAAATCTTCATGGCATGCACGAGTTGTCAGAGTCTAAAAGTTACAGTCAAGTTCCTGACACCTCCATGGTTAATATCTCTCATTTTACCGAACTCAGCAACAGACATGGTTTACATCTCTCTGAAGATGAAGCAAAAGACGATAGGCCTCATGTTGAAGCCAGCGTGATAAGCAGCCCTGTCAGTGGCTTTATCTCATTCAGGGATTCAAATTTATGCTCAGGTCAAGATGGCTGCTTAGCATCTGCTGCAGCTAAAGAAAAGAAGGCCCCACTATCTGCCTGTGCCGATGCAGCAAGAAAGTTCTCTGCAGTAACCTGTGTTGATGAACCTGTAACATTGGCAAATGTTCAGGGACGCCATCACTCAAAGCTACAACATCTTCCTGAAAAGCTCCTTTCGACCCGGAAG GCAATTTCTCCAACATCTCAAAAAAAACTGTGCAAGGCTATGGAGGCCAGTGACTTAGACGATGAAGAATATTACA AGTATACAAGGAAATTATGCTACAGGAATTTGAATGGGAATAAGATTGGTAGGCTTGGAAGAGCCAATCAAAACCAGAGAGTTGATCTCACTATTAGTCCTGAGCGGATCACCAGGAAACCAAAGAATGATAAAAATGGTTTCCATCATAAAGGCATTCTCAAGGTTCCTCAACCTTCTGGAACTGTACCACGTTTTGGCACAGGGTGCAGCTCTGTCCAAAGCTGTTCAGAGAGTGCCATTTCATTTTCACAGAAGCAAATGCGTGATATTGAATCTATTGCAACTAAACTTACAAAAGAGTTGAACTCCATGAAGGATGTTGTTCAAGAATCATGGCACTCCAAGGTCTATCCAGCTACGCCCTTGAAATATAGTGCAGATGAG GTGAAAATTGCTGTTCAAAATGCAACAAGAGTGGAAGAAAGTGCAAGAAGATGGCTTTCCATCATGGCAAGGGATTGTAACCGTTTTTGTAAAATCATG AAATTGACTGACAAACCTTCTGCGACTTCTGGAAATGTGGTCCACAAGGAGAAGAGGAAGATAGTTTTTGCTGATGAGGCCGGCGGAAAGCTTTGTGATGTCAAGACTTTTGAGAATGACACTGCTTCTGTCACAGGGTCTAGCAGTGACAAATAG